The window GGCCGTCAAGGCGTCGGTGCTGGACAGCGTGGTCGCCGGCACATCCGGCGCCGGGTTCGAACTGGCGGTGCTGACCGCCGTCCTGATCGGCGGGGTCGCGCTCACCGGCGGTTCGGGCTCGATCCTCGGCGTGCTGCTCGGCGTGCTCTTCCTCGGCGGGCTGCAGAACGGTCTCACCCTGCTGAACGTGCCGACGTTCTGGCAGCAGATGACCCAGGGCGTGGCGCTGGTGGCAGGTGCCGCGCTGGCGTACCTCGCACCACGGGCCGGACGCTGAGCATGTGCCCTTCGGCCCCCTCCGTACCCTTCAGAAAGGTCTGTCGTGACCGACACCGCTCCCACCCTCATCCTGACCGGAGGCCAGGTCCTCACCGTCGACCGTGACTTCACCGTCGCGCAGGGCGTGGCCGTCCGAGGCCGGGACATCGTCGCCGTCGGTACGGACGCCGAGATGCGCGCGCTCGCCGGGCCCGCGACCCGGGTCGTCGAACTGGGCGGGCGGACCGTCCTGCCCGGCATCAACGACTCGCACCTGCACGGTGCCGCCTACGGCATGACCAAACCCCCGTTCGCCCTGGACGTCGGCCATCCCGCGGTGGGTTCGATCGCCGGCATCGCCGCGACCGTCGCCGCGGCGGTGCGTGCCGCCCCGCCGGGAGAGTGGATCGTCGGACTCGGCTGGGATCCCGGCTACGTCGCCGAGTGCCTCGCGGACCAGCAGCAATTCCCGCACCGCCGGGACCTGGACGCGGTGGCCCCGGACAACCCTGTCTGCCTCACCGACTTCTCCTCCCACATGGTCTGGGCCAACACCGCGGCCCTGCGCACCTGCGGCATCGACCGGGACACCGCCGCGCCGCCCGGAGGCGTCATCGACCTCGACCCCGACGGCGAGCCCACCGGCATCCTGCGCGAGGCCGCCCAGCGGCTCGTCCAGACGGCCCTGCCGTCCCCGACCACCGCCCAGCGCCGGCAGGCCATCCAGGGCGTGATCCGCGAACTCCACTCCCGGGGCATCACCAGCTACACCGAGCCCGGCCTCGGCCCCGGCGGCGCCGGAACCCTGTTCGGCGGCCTGAGCACCGAGAACTGGACCGCCTACGCCGAACTGGCCGCCGAGGGCCTGCTCGACGCCCGGGTGAGCGTGCTGCTGCTGCCCGCACCGATGGGCGGCTCCGCCGACGACGTACGCAAGGGTCTGGCCGAACTGCGCCGCCCGACGTCCGCCGACCCACGGCTGCTGAACGCCATCGGCGTCAAGATCTTCGCCGACGGGGTGCCCCCGAACCGCACGGCCTGGATGAACGAGCCCTACCCGGACGGCGGCCACGGCGCGCTGTGCGTGCACGGTGAGAGCCCCGCGCTCCAGGTGGAGGAGTTGCGCGAGATGATCCGCCTCGCGCACGAGGCCGGTTTCCAGCTCGGCGTGCACGTCACCGGCGACCGGGCCATCGACACCGTCGTGGACGCCTTCATCGCCGCCGACGAGGCCGCACCCCGCCCCGACGCCCGCCACTACGTCATCCACGGCGACTTCATCGGCCCGGACAGCCTGGCCGCACTCGCCGCAAGCGGCTACGGCGTCAACATGAACCCCGGGATCAAGTGGACCGTCGCCGACCTCATGGACGAGGTCGTGGGCCCGGCCCGCTCGGCCTACCAGTGGCCCGTGCGTTCGGCGATGGAGGTCGGCGTCACCGTCTGCTCCAGCTCCGACGCGCCGATCACCGAGCCCGACTGGCGCCAGGGCGTGGCCTCCATGATGCTGCGCGAATCCAAGGCCAGCGGCCGGCAGAGCGGCCCCGACCAGTGCGTGCCGCTCGCCGACGCCCTGCGCGCCTACACGGCCAACCCGGCCTGGCAGGACTTCGCCGACGACTGGAAAGGCACGATCGAACCCGGCAAGGCCGCCGACCTCTGCGTCCTCGACCGCCCGCTGCTCGGCCTCGACCCGCATGACCTGACCCGAGTGGAGGTGGATCTCACCGTGTTCGACGGGCGGGTGGTGCACGAGCGGTGAGTTCCTGAGACGGATGCCGTGCATCCCGTGGGACGAACCTCCGCCCGAGTCCGGTCATGCGAGCGTCAGCCGGAGCGGTCGCGCTTCGCCCGGCCTCGATGCCGTCGCCGTCGTGAACCGAGCGGCGACGGCGGTTCGACCTCCGTCGCGAAGGAGGTCAGTTCACGGTCCACTGCTGGTTGGTCTGCCCGTTGCAGGTCCACAGGATCAGCTTGGTGCCGTTGGCGGTCGCCGCTTCCTCGGCGTCGAGGCACAGTCCCGACCGGTCGTTGGTGATCGTGCCGTCGGAGTGGACGGTCCACTTCTGGTTGGTGCCGTCGTTGCAGTCCCAGATGATGACCTTGGTGCCGTTGGTGGTGCCGTTGTTGTCGGCGTCCAGGCACTTGTTGCCGTAGACGACGAGCTCGCCGCGTGAGGTGTGGGCGAACGTCTCGTTCCGCCCGCCGGAGCAGTCCCACAGGATGGCCTGGGAGC of the Streptomyces sp. T12 genome contains:
- a CDS encoding amidohydrolase codes for the protein MTDTAPTLILTGGQVLTVDRDFTVAQGVAVRGRDIVAVGTDAEMRALAGPATRVVELGGRTVLPGINDSHLHGAAYGMTKPPFALDVGHPAVGSIAGIAATVAAAVRAAPPGEWIVGLGWDPGYVAECLADQQQFPHRRDLDAVAPDNPVCLTDFSSHMVWANTAALRTCGIDRDTAAPPGGVIDLDPDGEPTGILREAAQRLVQTALPSPTTAQRRQAIQGVIRELHSRGITSYTEPGLGPGGAGTLFGGLSTENWTAYAELAAEGLLDARVSVLLLPAPMGGSADDVRKGLAELRRPTSADPRLLNAIGVKIFADGVPPNRTAWMNEPYPDGGHGALCVHGESPALQVEELREMIRLAHEAGFQLGVHVTGDRAIDTVVDAFIAADEAAPRPDARHYVIHGDFIGPDSLAALAASGYGVNMNPGIKWTVADLMDEVVGPARSAYQWPVRSAMEVGVTVCSSSDAPITEPDWRQGVASMMLRESKASGRQSGPDQCVPLADALRAYTANPAWQDFADDWKGTIEPGKAADLCVLDRPLLGLDPHDLTRVEVDLTVFDGRVVHER